From Salinirubellus salinus, the proteins below share one genomic window:
- a CDS encoding IclR family transcriptional regulator, with translation MSSGRVKSAGTLFAVVEGLVALDGAGVSELAEHLGIAKSTAHRHLTTLEQSGYLVREGNAYNIGLKFLQLGEYSRHTRPGYNLTKRIVDEIAQETEERSVFMVEEHGEAVYLYRGIGPRAVTTDSTVGTRRPIHTIAGGKAILSQLPEERVEAIIEKWGLEALTKSTITSREVLYEELDAIREQGVAYNRAEAIEGLNAVAVPVTNGSSVVGALSVSGPANRLQGEWFEDEIPDLLLGFVNELELNLAHGTRFN, from the coding sequence ATGAGTTCTGGACGAGTGAAGAGTGCCGGAACCCTGTTCGCCGTCGTCGAGGGACTGGTTGCGCTCGACGGGGCCGGGGTGTCGGAGCTGGCGGAACACCTGGGCATCGCCAAGAGTACGGCCCACAGACACCTGACGACCCTCGAACAGAGCGGCTATCTCGTCAGGGAGGGGAACGCCTACAACATCGGGTTGAAGTTCCTCCAGCTGGGCGAGTACTCGCGGCACACCCGCCCCGGCTACAACCTGACGAAGCGAATCGTGGACGAGATCGCTCAGGAGACGGAAGAGCGGTCGGTGTTCATGGTCGAAGAGCACGGCGAGGCGGTGTACCTCTACCGCGGCATCGGCCCCCGCGCGGTCACCACCGACTCGACGGTCGGGACTCGTCGACCGATCCACACCATCGCCGGGGGGAAGGCGATACTCTCACAGCTCCCCGAAGAACGTGTCGAGGCCATCATCGAGAAGTGGGGACTAGAGGCGCTGACCAAGTCGACGATCACGTCCCGCGAGGTGCTGTACGAGGAACTCGACGCCATCCGCGAACAGGGCGTCGCGTACAATCGTGCGGAGGCCATCGAGGGGCTCAACGCCGTCGCCGTCCCGGTCACGAACGGGTCGAGCGTCGTGGGAGCACTCAGCGTCTCCGGGCCAGCCAACCGGCTGCAGGGCGAGTGGTTCGAAGACGAGATCCCGGACCTCCTCTTGGGGTTCGTGAACGAACTCGAACTCAACCTCGCCCACGGCACCCGGTTCAACTGA
- a CDS encoding DUF7503 family protein yields the protein MSQTQTQTAELDSESTVSEFLRDHPRFMGALFTLLLLLSQSGSAIASQASTVAGP from the coding sequence ATGTCGCAGACCCAGACCCAGACGGCCGAACTGGATTCCGAGAGCACCGTTTCCGAGTTCCTCCGTGACCACCCCCGCTTCATGGGCGCGCTGTTCACGCTGCTGCTGCTCCTCTCGCAGAGTGGCAGTGCTATCGCGAGTCAGGCCTCGACCGTCGCCGGCCCCTGA
- a CDS encoding carboxymuconolactone decarboxylase family protein, which produces MARVSYVDRESVPEEYREQFDTHLEISLPDVAAYENVQETNVAGGSRNIYRLFGHHPEFLRSHREHLSLMWETFDFDPRERELALMAGASEMRSEYEWQHHVPVALDEGLTVEELRAISAGTFDVFDPEEALLLEYATRFVRRDVDDDLHQRMAEHYDDAALVALSTLLGFYVFLGFTLDALDVDLEDPFVGWDLSVF; this is translated from the coding sequence ATGGCACGTGTCAGCTACGTCGACCGGGAGTCGGTCCCCGAGGAGTACCGCGAGCAGTTCGACACCCACCTCGAGATCTCGCTGCCGGACGTCGCCGCGTACGAGAACGTCCAGGAGACGAACGTCGCCGGTGGCTCGCGGAACATCTACCGGCTGTTCGGCCACCACCCGGAGTTCCTCCGGTCGCACCGCGAGCACCTGTCGCTCATGTGGGAGACGTTCGACTTCGACCCCCGCGAGCGGGAACTGGCACTGATGGCTGGCGCCAGCGAGATGCGGAGCGAGTACGAGTGGCAACACCACGTCCCGGTCGCCCTCGACGAGGGGCTGACCGTCGAGGAACTCCGGGCGATATCGGCGGGCACGTTCGACGTGTTCGACCCCGAGGAGGCGCTCCTGCTGGAGTACGCGACCCGATTCGTCCGCCGCGACGTCGACGACGACCTCCATCAGCGGATGGCGGAGCACTACGACGACGCGGCCCTCGTGGCACTGAGCACACTCCTCGGTTTCTACGTGTTCCTCGGATTCACCCTCGACGCGCTGGACGTGGACCTCGAGGACCCGTTCGTCGGTTGGGACCTCTCGGTGTTCTGA
- a CDS encoding MFS transporter, with protein MGRPEPRRPTEPSPREPERLFTGYRGRLSVTLAVGWLALQLGRQTIPPLLPRITEDLAVSPFAVGTALTLMWATYALVHYPSGRFADALSRKTVIVAALAVSVAGFTVLAFATSFQLLTAGLMLTGVGTGLYFVSARALLSDTFTRRRSQAFGLHSGAGNVGSTLAAGTTLVVVAVTVWQVAFLPVVLLLLVVVVSVHLVLREPYVVSGVGLELRSTGARLRSNRAAVEVALVFGLFSFVVQGMLNFLPSFLQFERAFSEGLASGGFAAMFVVAIVVMPLAGRFGDRIARVPVAAAALGVAVVGFVAILVAPSVPLVLGSILLFSVGIWAFPPVMQVHLMGQFPEASMGGDFGALRMLYIAFGSLGPMYVGFIAEVAGYTTAFAGLVVVLAVAAVLTARLALG; from the coding sequence GTGGGTAGACCCGAGCCGCGGCGTCCGACCGAGCCCTCGCCCCGAGAGCCGGAACGGCTGTTCACGGGCTATCGAGGGCGTCTCTCGGTCACGCTCGCCGTCGGCTGGCTGGCCCTCCAGCTCGGACGCCAGACGATCCCGCCGCTGCTCCCGCGTATCACCGAGGACCTCGCGGTCTCGCCGTTCGCCGTCGGCACTGCCCTGACGCTCATGTGGGCGACGTACGCGCTCGTCCACTACCCCAGCGGTCGGTTCGCCGACGCGCTGTCTCGCAAGACGGTCATCGTCGCCGCGCTCGCGGTGTCGGTGGCCGGGTTCACCGTCCTCGCGTTCGCCACCTCGTTCCAGTTGCTCACCGCGGGACTGATGCTCACTGGGGTCGGGACGGGACTCTACTTCGTCTCCGCTCGGGCACTCCTGTCGGACACGTTCACGCGGCGGCGGTCACAGGCGTTCGGCCTGCACTCGGGCGCCGGCAACGTGGGGTCGACGCTGGCCGCCGGCACCACGCTCGTCGTGGTCGCGGTCACCGTCTGGCAGGTCGCGTTCCTCCCCGTGGTCCTGCTGTTGCTCGTCGTGGTCGTGAGCGTCCACCTGGTGCTCCGCGAGCCGTACGTCGTCTCGGGGGTCGGTCTCGAGCTCCGGAGCACGGGCGCACGGCTACGCTCGAACCGGGCCGCCGTCGAGGTGGCGCTCGTGTTCGGCCTCTTCTCGTTCGTCGTCCAGGGGATGCTCAACTTCCTCCCGTCGTTCCTCCAGTTCGAGCGGGCGTTCTCGGAGGGACTCGCGAGCGGCGGGTTCGCGGCGATGTTCGTCGTCGCCATCGTGGTGATGCCGTTGGCCGGTCGGTTCGGCGACCGAATCGCACGCGTCCCGGTCGCGGCTGCGGCGCTCGGCGTCGCCGTCGTCGGCTTCGTCGCAATCCTCGTCGCGCCGAGTGTCCCGCTCGTCCTGGGGAGCATCCTCCTCTTCTCGGTCGGCATCTGGGCGTTCCCGCCCGTCATGCAGGTACACCTGATGGGACAGTTCCCGGAAGCGAGCATGGGCGGCGACTTCGGCGCGCTCCGGATGCTCTACATCGCGTTCGGGAGCCTCGGTCCGATGTACGTCGGGTTCATCGCCGAGGTGGCCGGGTACACGACGGCGTTCGCCGGCCTCGTCGTCGTCCTCGCCGTCGCCGCCGTCCTCACCGCACGACTCGCACTGGGCTGA
- a CDS encoding MBL fold metallo-hydrolase has product MARRIGPEIYQIQQCIDKPVMDAEFRDRDEPPTWYDPDRSIHVCNNAYLVKGERTLLYDTVSPGARDLLLSELEELVGEDGLDYVVPSHPEAPHAGNTNAILRAYPDAELLSSAYGRGEELYYLDRGRKVEVGDTVDLGGYVVEFVEAAFPDTAFHIWMKERESGALFTADWMGSLHVEGECLRFNDELDVPVTAERIIEMQARALRWLQYCDPEAVYRAIDALIEDHDPQILAPAHGVVIREDAVEHLELSKTVVEMITTGGRLAELK; this is encoded by the coding sequence ATGGCACGACGAATCGGTCCCGAGATATACCAGATACAGCAGTGTATCGACAAGCCCGTCATGGACGCGGAGTTCCGCGACCGCGACGAACCGCCGACGTGGTACGACCCCGACCGCTCGATACACGTCTGCAACAACGCCTATCTCGTGAAGGGCGAGCGGACGCTGCTGTACGACACCGTCTCGCCGGGCGCCCGTGACCTCCTCCTGTCGGAACTGGAGGAGTTGGTCGGTGAGGACGGCCTCGACTACGTCGTCCCCTCGCACCCCGAGGCACCGCACGCGGGGAACACGAACGCCATCCTCCGAGCGTACCCGGACGCGGAACTCCTCTCCTCGGCGTACGGCCGGGGCGAGGAACTCTACTACCTCGACCGGGGCCGCAAGGTCGAGGTCGGGGACACCGTCGACCTCGGCGGCTACGTCGTCGAGTTCGTCGAGGCGGCGTTCCCGGACACGGCGTTCCACATCTGGATGAAAGAACGCGAGTCCGGCGCGCTGTTCACCGCCGACTGGATGGGGTCGCTCCACGTCGAGGGCGAGTGTCTACGGTTCAACGACGAACTCGACGTCCCCGTGACCGCCGAACGCATCATCGAGATGCAGGCCCGCGCGCTCCGGTGGCTGCAGTACTGCGACCCGGAGGCGGTGTACCGGGCCATCGACGCACTCATCGAGGACCACGACCCACAGATACTCGCGCCCGCACACGGTGTCGTCATCCGAGAGGACGCCGTCGAACACCTGGAGCTGAGCAAGACCGTCGTCGAGATGATCACGACCGGCGGCCGGCTCGCGGAGTTGAAGTGA
- the rdfA gene encoding rod-determining factor RdfA — MTTENTSESDAGGRRVKVARLIDEYGLEGLGGELERRWTAEDDSRLSLRALANHFNRRLLSDTISRAGVRALDGDADSIYRVLTEDDPSGADATRTRRRLEREGIDVDTLLDDFVSYQAIRTYLTEYRDAEYTRSERDRVEAEKESLQRLRGRTSAVTESKLEQLRAGDHLTLGEFRTIVSTSVVCEDCGGQYEVVELLDRGGCDCE, encoded by the coding sequence ATGACTACCGAAAACACGTCAGAGTCCGACGCCGGGGGGAGACGGGTCAAGGTCGCACGACTCATCGACGAGTACGGCCTCGAGGGACTCGGCGGCGAACTCGAACGCCGGTGGACCGCGGAGGACGACTCGCGGCTGAGTCTGCGGGCGCTCGCGAACCACTTCAACAGACGACTCCTCTCCGACACCATCTCGCGCGCCGGCGTGCGGGCACTGGACGGGGACGCCGACAGCATCTACCGGGTGCTCACCGAGGACGACCCGAGCGGAGCCGACGCCACCCGGACTCGGCGTCGGCTGGAGCGCGAGGGCATCGACGTCGACACGCTGCTCGACGACTTCGTCTCCTACCAGGCGATCCGGACCTACCTCACCGAGTACCGCGACGCGGAGTACACCCGTTCGGAGCGGGACCGGGTCGAGGCGGAGAAGGAGAGTCTCCAGCGACTCAGAGGGCGGACGAGCGCGGTGACCGAGAGCAAACTGGAACAGCTCCGCGCGGGTGACCACCTCACCCTCGGCGAGTTCCGGACCATCGTGAGCACCAGCGTCGTCTGCGAGGACTGCGGCGGCCAGTACGAGGTGGTCGAGCTCCTCGACCGGGGTGGTTGCGACTGCGAGTGA
- a CDS encoding MBL fold metallo-hydrolase has protein sequence MAVRYNDLVIDLLGHASMHIETAAGAHVYIDPWAEYLTGDEPVATLVVSTHDDYDHYDPEAITALADEETTVVTFEAIDTADLGLETTPLAIGETVTVDGFEVAAVPAHNDPAGDHVDDDGTPFHQQGEVMGVVLTVDGTTVYYPSDTDFLDELGDVRADVFIPPIGGHYTMDRHEAAAFTESVDPDLVLPVHYDTFEAIETDVDAFVADVEAMGYRVEVL, from the coding sequence ATGGCAGTCCGCTACAACGACCTCGTCATCGACCTGCTCGGCCACGCGAGCATGCACATCGAGACGGCCGCCGGTGCACACGTCTACATCGACCCGTGGGCGGAGTACCTGACGGGCGACGAGCCGGTCGCGACCCTCGTCGTCTCGACGCACGACGACTACGACCACTACGACCCGGAGGCCATCACGGCGCTCGCGGACGAGGAGACGACCGTCGTCACGTTCGAGGCCATCGACACCGCCGACCTCGGGCTGGAGACGACCCCGCTCGCCATCGGCGAGACGGTGACCGTCGACGGCTTCGAGGTGGCCGCCGTCCCGGCACACAACGACCCTGCGGGCGACCACGTCGACGACGACGGCACGCCCTTCCACCAGCAGGGCGAGGTGATGGGTGTCGTCCTCACCGTCGACGGGACGACCGTCTACTACCCGAGTGACACCGACTTCCTCGACGAGCTCGGTGACGTTCGGGCCGACGTGTTCATCCCACCCATCGGTGGCCACTACACGATGGACCGCCACGAGGCCGCGGCGTTCACGGAGAGCGTCGACCCCGACCTCGTCCTCCCGGTGCACTACGACACGTTCGAGGCCATCGAGACCGACGTCGACGCCTTCGTCGCGGACGTCGAGGCGATGGGCTACCGCGTCGAGGTGCTCTGA
- a CDS encoding archaea-specific SMC-related protein yields MSNNVTVDVRNIGGIEETSVEFSPGVTILVGRNATNRTSLLQAVMAGLGSDDVSMKADADEGGVDITVDGTTYTQELYRRSQSVVTDGEPYLEDATLADLFAFLLESNEARRTVARGDDLRELIMRPVDTESIEAEISRLVDERKELEAELEEIESLKGKLPGLEEERTRLESKITETQEELEAKEAELEAADADVEETREEEAELEDRLAELREKRSTLDDVRYDLETERESLEALEAERRELESEYEELPETPAGEIAELDTEIGRLRDRKQRLETEVNELQNVIGFNEEMLNGAADEVFEALGTADTDGGQITDQLLADDTVSCWTCGSEVDAEQIERTVDQLRKLSQQHLSEVNDIDTEIADLQQERTELQQSQRDRERIERRLEGIEEEVERSESSVERLQERRAELTETIEQVEAEVDEMESDSYGEVLDLHKEANQLEYELGRHENDLERVEENIASLERRIETESEVERKREELSDEIADLRTRIERIEQEAVEQFNEHMDTILGLLHYDNIDRIWIERVEREVREGRRKVTRNAFELHVVRSTASGTVYEDTVSNLSESEREVTGLVFALAGYLAHEVHESVPFILLDSLEAIDSERIATLVDYFAEFADYLLVALLPEDASALPAEYERLTEI; encoded by the coding sequence ATGTCGAACAACGTAACAGTAGACGTCAGGAACATCGGGGGAATCGAGGAGACGTCGGTCGAGTTCTCGCCCGGGGTGACCATCCTGGTCGGCCGGAACGCGACGAACCGGACCTCGTTGCTCCAGGCAGTCATGGCGGGGCTGGGAAGCGACGACGTCTCCATGAAGGCGGACGCAGACGAGGGGGGCGTCGACATAACGGTCGACGGCACGACGTACACCCAGGAGCTGTACCGCCGGTCGCAGTCGGTCGTCACGGACGGGGAGCCGTACCTCGAGGACGCCACGCTGGCGGACCTGTTCGCCTTCCTCCTCGAGTCCAACGAGGCCCGGCGGACGGTGGCCCGTGGCGACGACCTCAGGGAACTCATCATGCGTCCGGTCGACACCGAGTCCATCGAGGCGGAGATATCACGCCTCGTCGACGAGCGCAAGGAACTGGAGGCAGAACTCGAGGAGATCGAGTCGCTGAAGGGGAAGCTCCCGGGGCTGGAGGAGGAGCGGACCCGGCTCGAGTCGAAGATAACGGAGACACAGGAGGAACTGGAGGCCAAGGAGGCCGAACTGGAGGCCGCCGACGCGGACGTCGAGGAGACGCGCGAGGAGGAGGCCGAACTGGAGGACCGACTGGCCGAGCTGCGCGAGAAGCGGTCGACGCTCGACGACGTCCGGTACGACCTCGAGACGGAGCGCGAGAGTCTCGAGGCGCTGGAGGCCGAGCGGCGTGAACTCGAGTCCGAGTACGAGGAACTGCCGGAGACACCCGCTGGCGAGATCGCCGAACTCGACACGGAGATCGGTCGGCTCCGCGATCGGAAGCAGCGACTCGAGACGGAGGTGAACGAGCTCCAGAACGTGATCGGGTTCAACGAGGAGATGCTGAACGGGGCGGCCGACGAGGTGTTCGAGGCGCTGGGGACCGCCGACACGGACGGCGGGCAGATAACGGACCAGCTCCTCGCGGACGACACCGTCTCGTGCTGGACGTGTGGGAGCGAGGTCGACGCCGAGCAGATAGAGCGGACGGTCGACCAGCTCCGCAAGCTCAGCCAGCAACACCTGAGCGAGGTGAACGACATCGACACCGAGATCGCTGACCTCCAGCAGGAACGCACCGAGCTCCAGCAGTCACAGCGCGACCGCGAGCGTATCGAGCGACGTCTCGAGGGCATCGAGGAGGAGGTCGAACGCAGCGAGTCGTCGGTCGAGCGGCTACAGGAGCGCCGTGCGGAACTCACCGAGACCATCGAGCAGGTCGAGGCGGAGGTCGACGAGATGGAGAGCGACTCCTACGGCGAGGTACTCGACCTGCACAAGGAGGCCAACCAGCTGGAGTACGAACTCGGCCGTCACGAGAACGACCTGGAGCGGGTCGAGGAGAACATCGCCTCGCTCGAACGCCGCATCGAGACGGAGTCCGAGGTCGAGCGCAAGCGCGAGGAGCTATCCGACGAGATAGCCGACCTCCGGACGCGCATCGAGCGCATCGAGCAGGAGGCTGTCGAGCAGTTCAACGAACACATGGACACCATCCTCGGCCTCCTCCACTACGACAACATCGACCGGATCTGGATCGAGCGTGTCGAGCGCGAGGTCCGGGAGGGGCGGCGCAAAGTGACCCGGAACGCGTTCGAACTCCACGTCGTCCGGTCCACCGCGTCCGGGACCGTCTACGAGGACACCGTCTCGAACCTGAGCGAGTCCGAGCGGGAGGTGACGGGCCTCGTCTTCGCGCTTGCGGGCTACCTCGCCCACGAGGTCCACGAGTCGGTGCCGTTCATCCTGCTCGACTCGCTGGAGGCCATCGACTCGGAGCGCATCGCTACCCTCGTGGACTACTTCGCCGAGTTCGCCGACTACCTGCTCGTCGCCCTCCTGCCGGAGGATGCGAGTGCGCTCCCGGCGGAGTACGAACGGCTGACCGAGATCTGA
- a CDS encoding DUF3891 family protein, giving the protein MLVAAREEGYRIVGQNEHATMAGQFADGWGADRVADPEPDAAMRAAGYTHDNGWWPWDLYPHLDADGAPINLFEVPSARWEEFYAAGIENAVRLDPYVGLLVSMHGAGVRRRRYGTVPSMPDRSDEYAAFVDHEEERQRRLADALNDSEHYGAYVTDDAVAMLETLHETGSYDGDTPLWRSYCLLQLWDRLALHCCLYPTLESTTLGPVPATTGWTDLDVTAVDDTTLALDPYPFDVEPLVVSVRERTIPAREYADERDLTTTYYAADLETTEYTFSE; this is encoded by the coding sequence ATGCTAGTCGCGGCCCGCGAGGAGGGCTATCGCATCGTCGGGCAGAACGAACACGCGACGATGGCCGGGCAGTTCGCCGACGGCTGGGGGGCCGACCGCGTCGCCGACCCAGAACCGGATGCGGCGATGCGAGCGGCGGGCTACACTCACGACAACGGCTGGTGGCCCTGGGACCTCTACCCGCATCTCGACGCCGACGGCGCGCCGATCAACCTCTTCGAGGTGCCGAGCGCGCGCTGGGAGGAGTTCTATGCAGCAGGTATCGAGAACGCCGTCAGGCTCGACCCGTACGTGGGCCTGCTCGTCTCGATGCACGGTGCGGGCGTCCGTCGGCGGCGCTACGGGACGGTCCCCTCGATGCCCGACCGGAGCGATGAGTACGCGGCGTTCGTCGACCACGAGGAGGAGCGACAGCGCCGGCTCGCGGACGCGCTCAACGACTCGGAGCACTACGGCGCGTACGTCACCGACGACGCCGTGGCGATGCTCGAGACGCTCCACGAGACGGGCAGCTACGACGGCGACACGCCGCTGTGGCGGAGCTACTGTCTGTTGCAGCTCTGGGACCGACTCGCGCTCCACTGCTGTCTCTACCCCACGCTCGAGTCGACCACGCTCGGCCCGGTGCCGGCCACGACGGGCTGGACCGACCTCGACGTGACGGCGGTCGACGACACCACGCTCGCGCTCGACCCCTACCCGTTCGACGTCGAGCCGCTCGTCGTCTCCGTCCGCGAGCGGACCATCCCTGCCCGCGAGTACGCGGACGAACGGGACCTCACGACGACCTACTACGCGGCCGACCTCGAGACGACGGAGTACACGTTCTCCGAATAA
- a CDS encoding MmgE/PrpD family protein, translating to MATDGPTSDTTPTERLVEACYTVDWGDVPQRERAHAVSLFTDLVGVVLGSADSVESSRIVRDYARSYGGGPASIVGVPEGGPPAVAAFANGTVAHGIELDDTHSGSSAHPGAVVFPTALAVAETEGATGREFVSAVVAGYELAIRIGRAADPAALYDRGFHPTAVCGVFGAALTAARLQGLDLEAAVNAVGIAGSFAAGNLEYLADGTLSKRIQPGVAARSGVTAAALAARGYTGPRTILEGENGFLDGYSDRASLDPLFDEFDDGYTFEIARTGVKPHACCRYNQTPIDAVLSLRDEHGLAPADVESITVGVVDAAFGLVAEPWEAKLAPRTPTDAQFSLPYSVAVALTEGRAFFEQYREPYLTDDRVLSLAERVSVEHAPELEAAFPDQWGARVTVTRTDGTELTARLETCKGDPSNMLTAAELDEKFRSLAGRQLDDEALDRLAAATRDIAAAESVTAVTDAFS from the coding sequence ATGGCTACGGACGGACCTACCAGCGACACGACGCCGACCGAACGGCTCGTGGAGGCGTGCTACACCGTCGACTGGGGAGACGTTCCCCAGCGGGAGCGTGCCCACGCCGTCTCGCTGTTCACCGACCTCGTCGGCGTCGTCCTCGGGAGCGCCGACAGCGTCGAGTCGAGCCGTATCGTTCGTGACTACGCTCGCTCGTACGGCGGTGGTCCGGCGAGCATCGTCGGCGTCCCCGAGGGCGGCCCGCCGGCGGTGGCGGCGTTCGCGAACGGGACGGTCGCACACGGTATCGAGCTGGACGACACCCACAGCGGCTCGTCGGCTCACCCGGGCGCGGTGGTCTTCCCGACGGCACTCGCCGTCGCCGAGACCGAGGGTGCGACCGGCCGAGAGTTCGTGAGCGCCGTCGTCGCCGGTTACGAACTCGCGATTCGAATCGGGCGGGCGGCCGACCCCGCGGCACTGTACGACCGCGGGTTCCACCCGACGGCGGTGTGTGGCGTCTTCGGCGCCGCGTTGACGGCGGCTCGGCTGCAGGGTCTCGACCTCGAGGCGGCGGTGAACGCCGTCGGCATCGCGGGGAGCTTCGCGGCGGGGAATCTGGAGTACCTCGCCGACGGCACGCTCTCGAAACGCATCCAGCCCGGTGTCGCCGCCCGCTCGGGCGTGACCGCGGCGGCACTGGCAGCCCGTGGCTACACCGGCCCGCGGACGATCCTGGAGGGCGAGAACGGCTTCCTCGACGGCTACTCCGACCGCGCCTCGCTCGACCCCCTGTTCGACGAGTTCGACGACGGCTACACGTTCGAGATCGCCCGGACGGGCGTCAAACCCCACGCCTGTTGCCGGTACAACCAGACGCCCATCGACGCCGTGCTCTCGCTCCGCGACGAACACGGGCTCGCCCCGGCAGACGTCGAATCGATCACGGTCGGTGTCGTCGACGCGGCGTTCGGGCTCGTCGCCGAGCCGTGGGAGGCGAAGCTCGCCCCCCGGACACCCACAGACGCACAGTTCAGTCTCCCCTACAGCGTCGCTGTCGCACTCACCGAGGGGCGGGCGTTCTTCGAGCAGTATCGCGAACCGTACCTCACGGACGACCGCGTGCTCTCGCTGGCCGAGCGGGTGTCCGTCGAACACGCCCCCGAACTCGAGGCCGCGTTCCCCGACCAGTGGGGCGCGCGCGTGACCGTCACCAGGACGGACGGGACGGAGCTGACCGCACGACTCGAGACGTGCAAGGGCGACCCGTCGAACATGCTGACCGCGGCGGAGTTAGACGAAAAGTTCCGGTCGCTGGCCGGCCGTCAGCTCGACGACGAGGCGCTGGACCGGCTGGCAGCGGCGACCCGAGACATCGCGGCGGCCGAGTCGGTCACGGCCGTGACGGACGCCTTCAGTTGA
- a CDS encoding aldehyde ferredoxin oxidoreductase family protein, whose amino-acid sequence MLRSKGPLLSVDLETHSASEENVDAVLESFIGGRGVGTKLAFDRIPFDADPFGPENRLVFATGPLQTSQMSFTGRTSVTGLSPLTNGLLSSNAGGFVSRHLADTGYSAVELAGESDDLVAVHVRDDGVDVEPVPELAGATVPEVDAAMAERHDIGEDQLVVVGPAGENRVRFASLMTSETRAFGRGGLGAVLGAKNVKCVSFGGDSAPDIDIAPVQSEVHRDAATSDSIMKEQGTTSVTDLANEIGALPTRYFERLQFDGAEGINGDTVATKKYKKGTCSQCAFACKLPTRDEATGLETEGPEYETVMAFGSNPMVDDVVSVMKSNKLCDDFGMDTISCGDVISAYLASEDEFGNSELIHELVEQIAHREGVGDLLAEGVHRVHEALGVEDWSVKGMEFSAHDGRKLNGQGLGFATANRGADHMYSTFYAYEYPLVSGDLAFPPEGLEDKPAKLVELENKRALEDCGVVCRFSRGIMTDERFEQLFDDDFESLLAVGGRVVELERYFNNERGFDRSDDRLPYDLPGFDAALDAYYDARGWNRDGTVPSDVAGGTAD is encoded by the coding sequence ATGCTTCGTTCCAAAGGCCCACTCCTCAGCGTCGACCTCGAGACCCATTCGGCCAGCGAGGAGAACGTAGACGCTGTCCTCGAGTCGTTCATCGGCGGTCGAGGGGTCGGGACGAAACTCGCGTTCGACCGTATCCCGTTCGACGCCGACCCGTTCGGGCCGGAGAATCGACTCGTGTTCGCCACCGGGCCGCTGCAGACCTCCCAGATGAGCTTCACCGGCCGGACGAGCGTCACGGGGCTCTCACCGCTCACGAACGGGCTTCTCTCTTCGAACGCCGGCGGTTTCGTCTCCCGGCACCTCGCCGACACCGGCTACAGCGCCGTCGAGCTCGCGGGCGAGAGCGACGACCTCGTCGCCGTCCACGTCCGCGACGACGGCGTGGACGTCGAACCGGTGCCCGAGCTCGCGGGCGCGACCGTCCCCGAGGTCGACGCCGCGATGGCCGAACGCCACGACATCGGCGAGGACCAGCTCGTCGTCGTCGGGCCGGCCGGCGAGAATCGGGTCCGGTTCGCCTCGCTCATGACGAGTGAGACTCGTGCGTTCGGTCGTGGCGGCCTCGGGGCCGTCCTCGGTGCGAAGAACGTCAAGTGCGTCTCGTTCGGTGGCGACTCCGCTCCCGACATCGACATCGCCCCCGTCCAGTCCGAGGTCCACCGCGACGCGGCGACCTCCGACAGCATCATGAAGGAGCAGGGGACGACGAGCGTCACCGACCTCGCGAACGAGATCGGGGCGCTTCCCACGCGGTACTTCGAACGCCTCCAGTTCGACGGTGCCGAGGGGATCAACGGCGACACCGTCGCGACGAAGAAGTACAAGAAGGGGACCTGTTCGCAGTGCGCGTTCGCGTGCAAGCTCCCGACGCGTGACGAGGCGACGGGACTGGAGACCGAAGGCCCCGAGTACGAGACGGTGATGGCGTTCGGTTCGAACCCGATGGTCGACGACGTGGTGTCGGTGATGAAGTCGAACAAGCTCTGTGACGACTTCGGGATGGACACCATCTCCTGTGGCGACGTGATCTCGGCGTATCTCGCGTCGGAAGACGAGTTCGGCAACAGCGAGTTGATCCACGAACTCGTCGAGCAGATCGCCCACCGCGAGGGTGTCGGCGACCTGCTCGCCGAGGGGGTCCACCGCGTGCACGAAGCGCTGGGTGTCGAGGACTGGTCGGTGAAGGGGATGGAGTTCTCCGCGCACGACGGCCGCAAACTCAACGGGCAGGGCCTCGGCTTCGCCACCGCCAACCGTGGCGCCGACCACATGTACTCGACGTTCTACGCCTACGAGTATCCGCTCGTCAGCGGTGACCTCGCGTTCCCGCCCGAGGGGCTCGAGGACAAACCGGCGAAGTTGGTCGAACTGGAGAACAAGCGCGCGCTCGAAGACTGCGGCGTCGTCTGTCGGTTCTCCCGCGGCATCATGACCGACGAGCGGTTCGAGCAGCTGTTCGACGACGACTTCGAATCCCTGCTGGCCGTCGGCGGTCGCGTCGTCGAACTCGAACGGTACTTCAACAACGAACGCGGCTTCGACCGGAGCGACGACCGGCTCCCGTACGACCTGCCCGGCTTCGACGCCGCCCTCGACGCCTACTACGACGCACGGGGGTGGAACCGCGACGGCACGGTCCCCTCGGATGTCGCCGGCGGGACCGCAGACTGA